CAATTTTACCAAGTTTTACTTTATGAGTTGGATGCAATTCGAAAGGTCAATGTCAATTGCTTTCtcttatcatatattatattcttTTCATAACAAAAATATGTTCTGATTAAGCATTAATATCTTTGCAGGCATGTGCTTCCTTGGAACCAAACTATCAGCCACCAGTAACTTTCATAGTCGTTCAAAAACGTCATCATACTCGGTTATTTCCAAATAACCATCGGGACAGAAGCAGTACAGATAAGAGTGGAAATATATTACCTGGTAAGTTCAACATTCTTAAAGTTCATATATACACAAATTAGTTTCTGCATCAttgttcatttttaaaaattatcgtCGAATAAGCTTGAAATTTTTctgaatataaatttttctttcagGGACGGTTGTCGATTCTAAAATTTGCCATCCGACagaatttgatttttatctCTGCAGTCATGCTGGCATCCAGGTAGAAAGATTATTTAATATCTGAGTTGATGTTTATAGCTCTTAAAAGTTTGTCAAGATAATGaagttgtttaattttaatatatggtGGGGCAAAAAATGAACACAAATCTGAACTTGGTACTTTCCTTATGCAGGGTACTAGTCGGCCGGCACATTATCATGTTCTATGGGATGAAAACAATTTCACAGCTGATGGAATTCAATCTCTGACAAACAATCTTTGTTATACATATGCAAGGTGCACACGATCTGTATCGGTTGGTAAgcctatttttcattaaagagcaatttctttctttctttcagtTTTGCTCCTAGAAATGATGCTCGAAGCCTAAGTTTCAACATGTTTTAAGACAGTACAAAACTTAAGTGGCTacaaaatttcttctttttgtgCAGTTCCTCCAGCATATTATGCACACTTAGCAGCGTTTCGAGCCCGTTTTTATATGGAACCAGATATGCAAGAGAATGGATCTAATGGTGATGGTAATTCAAGTCATAGTTCCAAGGGAACACGAACAACTGGAGAATGTGGTGTGAAGCCATTACCAGCCTTGAAAGATAATGTGAAGAGAGTGATGTTTTACTGTTAGACTGATTTAGATGTAGTCAAAGTTGGCATTGTAAAGAGTATTATGTGTCAATCTTCATTGTAGGAAATTTTGCTCATCTTTGTAAGGAGGGGAAGTTTTTCTAATTAGTCTTTAACATAAACATTGAGCCAACAATCATGTTTTTCTTGCACCATAGCTGAAGGAAAGTGAGTCATTTCCGTgtaacatttcattttcatttctctATGTAAATaaacaaccaaaaatatgacTAGATAATTTAATTCGCAAACCATCAATGTTCttagttatttgatttttttttgctcAAGTAAGTTGAGACCAATAAATGGTCATCATTCCAATCCTAACGTGTAAAttgtgaaattaataaaattaaaacgaACGTGGTTGGTGTCTTAGCAAACAATAAAGTACAGTGATGAAATTAGCATCGCATGTTAATTAAAAACTTTAGGCAAATGAGAATCGAGAATGCAAGGGGAGAAACGAGAAAATCTTGGCATCAATAAATCCCCACATCGACTAAAACCCAAAATATGCTAATATTTATAAACTTCTGACACAGTTGTCTGTTCGCCGAGTTGGGTAGCTCCAACTTGTAACTCAAGTGAGGGCATCAAGGTGGTGGGACATGGTTCAGGTTTCACTTGGTTGGACTGATTCTGCAATTGTTGGCCCGCCCACTCCAAGCTGAGAGTTGATCAATGGGGCCTGGTCGAAGGTCCGAGTCTCCTTGGTCCTAGACGGAAGTGTACTGCGTGAGGCTGGTTTAACAGAGCAGCGAATATCTTCGGCTCTTGACAGTGGAGGGATAACGGGCCGCTGCATTTCCAGCCCAATATGCCTAGTGAGCCTTGCTAACTGAACCACCACTTTTTACTTTTGACAGTCGTCTTTAGATTCCTTATAAATTATGATATTCGAAGGGTCCTAACACCATCCATTATATACATTCAAAATTAGGAATATAGTTAACGTTAGTTGGTCAGCCTTAGTGTAAATTGGCATCCCTAGTTAACGTTACTTGGTCAGCCTAGTGTAAATTGGTATCCCTATTACTAACACCTATGTAGTTTTTAAACAGGCATAACAACTAGTGATATACATGAGTTCATTCAATTATTCTCAAAGCTTGAGTTGCTGAACTGAAGTTTTAGTATTCCAAAATGTTTTCTatatcttaaaattaaatataaagattgcattttaatatatatcattACTCCAATAATTTGGAAATTTTAGTCTATTTTGTAAGCATAAGTTGGTTCAAACATTACCATATATCCTCACACCCAACTTTAGTTAAAAATTTGAGTAAATGTTAAACTAAATAATTTagtgaaaaaatttcaatcaattaaGAGAGATATTGAAATGCTTGCGCCTCATAAGTATTTTTCTTATTCTTGCAGAAACAATTCTCTAAACTACTGGTGAAGGTACCTAGTGATTATGGTTCATTGACAACGTTCAATTTTGGGGATATGCTTctacaattattttattgtttcttGATATTGATGATAGGactttatattttcattatgaCTAACTAACACTTTAACACACTACTTTGAGGTATGCGTTTGCTATTTGCATTTGAAACGAAATTCTTTGACCGATTTCTGTAGCATCTTGCATCCGGTTCTTTGAAGTCATGTCTGCCACAAGTGAATCACTTGCAGCACTTCAAAAACTGAGAGTGGGCAATTTTGATTCCTCTGAACCTAAGACACCTGCCACATATCCTTCCCAAAGAATACTAGGTGTTTATGATAGTCTAACTTCACTTCCATCACAATTATTGTACAAGCCAAAGCATCTTGTGTAGCTCTTACTCTCTTAAACAAGAGTGTTAGTTTGGTATATACAACATCCATGTGATATTTCATACTTCAAAACTTGTTGTACATATCAAATATTCATCGTTATTGTTTCAAAATTGTACTTGAGATTCATTCATTTCGGACTCACTAGTGTTGGAAATGATCACAAGAGTAGACCCAATACACAACTACATCgagatatataattaaattcaatgagGACTTCTATTTAATTATCTTGAGTGAATGAATACAACACATTGCTGCACTTATATAGTGCTTTATTTACTAAACATAATTAGTTCACACTCACTAACTATAATAGAAAAACAGTTAGTAAACCaactaactaattaaaaatactGGATTAATCACAACATCCAAACtagtttttcttcaaaattgttACTCCCAATTCAGCTCAGTTTCTCAAATCTCTTAATCTTGACTGCCTTAGTAAGTACATCCGCGACTTATACTTAAGTTGGACAATGAATCACCTctaatttttctcttttaattttatcacgAAGGAAATGAAATATGGAATAATATATTTACTTCTAGCATTAGAAACAAAATTCTTAGCTAAATAACTGATTTTCAGTTGCATAAGCTTTTTTACATCAATCTTAATCTCCTTTAGAACTAAATCTAACCACACTGCTTGTCATGATGTATATGATTCTTCTATGTATTCAGCTCCACATAATGATAAGGCTACTACAGATTGTTTCTTTGTGCACCAACAATGATGCTTCTTCTATCTGCGCTATCCTCGCACCAGTCTACATCTGAATATCCCATAACAAGTTAGTCTGCTTTCAGCCAGTTGGGAACAACAAGCCATTCCTCAAAGTTCCTTTGATATATGTCACGACCCGTTAATAGTACATATCTTATTTGtccaaaaaaataacacaaatcTATCTATTGAAACAACCCCCAACCTTTTCGATTGAAACATCATCTATTTATGTGCCACCTATTCAAATTTATTCCACATCATAAAAAATACGATGTGTCGCTATCTAGGATCattcattttttctattttctattcCTTCATTGTAATATCTTATCTTTCATCTCTCAACGGATATCTCCAAATTGATTCCTTTTTCAGTTACTTAACTCATCAATGCATGTAATTATTTCTTGTGACTatcttattcattttttatgttaCTAAACTTCTTTGTCTTCTAAACTTAAATCTACCTACCAATTAGCATTTAAGTCACTCATCCAAATACTCACTCGCCTTTCCTCAACCAATTTGTTAATGTCAATCTATAATCAATgcattcatttttatttctcaatcaatttgtaacataaattttaaataatcaattcatTCATCCTATTTAGAGTTTCCTAATACTAGAAATCGATTACCTATCACAGAACAACACTCAACAATAGTACTAGATTGTTATTTATtgtaaacataatatttttagcAATGGCCACAATTTGCATTGTCAGTTTACCACACAAGTTATTGCATCAATCTTATATACAATCACATGTACCGTTTAGAAAAGATTGTCTTTAAGATTCTTTGTAATTTATTGCAAGGAATCAAATTTGTCAGTTTAGATTTGCGATTTTCTTACTTATTTCTAAGTCTGTTCAATCACATTTATACTCTTCAAAGTCTAATTCTCtacacaatttttaattttctacaTATAAtctaaattgttattttgttctttttctCATATCGATGTGTTTTTCTATTTGATATTACATAATCATTTATTGTTTCGTTTAAATTGAAGAAGTAAAATCGGTGTTCTCTTCCATTGTCAAAAAGATCAACAATGTTGAGATCTTGGTAACgttatttcatttttgaatgagttagTATTATGATTTGATTGTGCTCATGTATTTCATGTCAGATaagtctatatattttttatatgactAAATTGTATTGATTAACTATTGTGTGAACGTGGAGGTGGTTTAAGTAACCGGAAAAAATAGTGTATTCAATATCCAAATGATTGTCACTAGAAGTAGATGTTAGTCATAATCACAAAGATATGTTTATTAGACCATAAATGCTAGAGGGTATTACTctaatagagaaaaaaaaatctatatttatattttttactatgtTAAACGTAAGTTGGTTGGTGAATTAAGAGAGAACGAAAGAAATTTAGTCAAATTAATGACACTAAAATAACTTTACtgatttatttttatggatttaaattgtaattccatttaattttgtatattttagtaCAATGAGTTGAAACTTAAAACttctataatattattaaatactaCTATATAGTAATGCAAATAAGATTTGCGCAATTTATACTATCATAGACACCTTAtttgtgattaaaaaatatattttattgtcatttgcatatttgtaattaattttcacaatttTGATATCCTACTAAAAtacattgataaataattaattctttCATTAAATCTTAGTTCTACaatatccaaaaaaaaattatatatatccgAACTTAACCTATAACATGCTTGTATTTTACGGCATATCAATTTTAgaagatgatttttttattcaaaattaacacTTTTTAACTCTGGACACAACTTAAGAGAAATAATTAGATTAATTTCATGGTTAAACTCACAAGTTCATGTTACATCtagtgttatattattttactcgATAATTATGGATACATATTACTTCGGCTCGATGTCACAAatgatagttaatttttttttaaatttaaatatttgatttgtcgCTATAAGTTTGcgtctttttcatttttgtctttgtaagtctttttttttttttcaatttaaaacatgtaagttcaatttaattttaaatttgtgacaAACTAATGACTGACGTGacatatcaatattaaataattaaaaaatgaaattaaattaattttaaaagaaataggTTTAATCATAgttttagtcattttatttttactaattcacgaaattgatcattttattttaaaagtcgagaATTTTAGTTcctttatgtaattttttaactaagaGTATATTTAGTTGGAGGAGAGGGGATGAAAAATTGTTAAGTTCTTGTGTTTGGTTCAAATTTTAGATTAAGAGAGAAACAAAAATTCcttattaaattgattttgatatccCTTGGGAAAATTTGGAGAGGAAAAGAAGGAATGTGCTCAAtataactataaaataatttaaaatttctctcTTCACCTTGAACTAAatacaaaaacattaaaattctTTCCCTCACCTATGTAGAACCAAAGAGATCTATATTTCCCTTCCTTTCCCTCCTCTCCATTGAAATTCCTCTCTTTCCTTCATATCTGCCAAACCAAACATACCATAAGCAATAATTTGTAATTTCTACACAAAATAAATCATTTGTaatttctctctctctccatcttattatttttctttctcaccTGCTCACACAAGACGTttacacaaattaattttttcatctaCATTTTAGAAAATCACATATTTATACCGATTAATTGATTTTAACCATCGATTTAAAATAGATTGATTCTTGATTCACGTTACAACTACACCAAATCACCTTTAatatactattaaaatataCTTAAATGCACTTTTGATTATCTATTTTGTCCAAATTTTTTGATCATGTATTAACAAATTCTTAGTAGTTTTTTGGTCTCCCACAATTTTTGATAACATAACACTCTCGTTAATGACATGACAATTATATATCATTTGtgagttaaataaaatatttttttatgtcattattgttgtaattaattttatttatatattaaaataaaataaataaaatttaaaatatttaaaatgaaatattttatttaaatattataagttttaattttgatattaattttaaatagtttaattaatagataaaataaaataaaaattattttttaaattttaatgtagaaataaaataaatattaaatgatattaaaaatgtagtaaatttaaataattaaaaactaaatatttatatacctatttttaaaatttaaaatattaaaaaaaattaaacattgtaaaatgaaatattttaatatataagtaaaataaatatatttttaatatataaataaaattaattataaaagtaataaaaaatattttatgtaattaacaaatatcatatAATTAATGAGAATGTCGTTAAAGaccaaaacattaattttaaaaattaaactataaaaaattaattttaaataaaataaaaatacatttaacgCATTAATCGGTGAAAATCAACGAACACATCATATTTAGTGCATTAATTGGTGAAAATCAATAAACACATCACACTTAGTACGTTTGAATGCAAATCTAAGAAGTTCTCAATAAACAACTAAAATCCAATATGAATTACGATAATCGGGTAATGAGCCAAGTGCTGCTCAACCTACTCCTTAACaaccaaatttaaaacaatgggagtgaattagaaaataaattaataaaaatggaaGCGAATGAAAAGCGCGGGAACGCTAACCGTTTTGCATAGTCCTTCACCCCTGAACTAACGTCCTAGCGAACTTCTCATTTCCCGctctatatatatacacacactcATTCCTTCACTACTTCAAATCTAATTCGTAATTCAAAAatctctctctccctctttCTCTTTCTCGCTCATTCCAAGTGCATTCAAATTTTCCCTCGACAACAACACGATGCTTGCAAGTCTCAAGTTAGTCACAGAAACTAGATCCATTTCTGCGCCATTTCATAATTCCAATTCTGCTTACAATTTGATCAACTAATGACTTCTCTGTTTccgtttgtttttttttccccAGATCTGAAGAGTCGAGCGTCCCGTTGCAGGTCGTCGAAAGAGATGATATGGATGAAGAAGATGACCTCTTCGAAGCTATCGACAAACGTATTCTCTTTCAACTCTGTTTTCCTATTTGTGATTCCTTTTTCTAGATCAACGTACAAATAACCGAtctctgatttattttctaatttcaaaTCTCTCTAATGTATTCATTCTGTactgttttttctttcaattttatctgcTATTCACTAAGAATTTCCGTTAGATTCACTTTTCAACCtaacaaatcaattaaaattgtataatcATCATCCTCAATGGTATTTATTTTCCTTCTCTTCGTTTTTCTGAAAATTTTGGCTAGTTAACTTATACAGTTTCGTTAAACAATTATATCTAGTTTTAAAAGCACAATTGTATACTAGTTTGATTATTGCTTAAACGTTTTGTCTCCGATTCACAAGAATATGAATCTTCGCAGTGATTTCTCAAGGCATTAATGCCGGAGATGTGAAGAAGCTTCAGGATGCAGGGATATTTACCTGCAATGGATTGATGATGCACACAAAGAAGGTTTAGTTTAACTTTAAACACGTCTGCACTTCAACAACTtgaataatattgttattaaattttcGGCAGAACTTAACTGGAATCAAGGGTCTATCTGAAGCCAAGGTTGATAAGATCTGTGAAGCTGCTGAAAAGCTTGTGGTTAGTGATTGTAATATCTGAAATATAAgtttcttcaaaaaattatttcaactcTTTCTAATTCGACCTTTCTATTTTGATCTCGTCGTTCTGATGCAGAATTCTGGTTATATTACTGGAAGTGATGCACTGCTCAAAGTACGTTGTTTACTTTGCTTggattattttgaattatgaatTCGATTTCAATCTGTATATCTTAAACATTATAGGAATTTTGGTGATCTTCCTAAAGCTTAAGTATATATTAATTACCTGTATTTAAATTAAGTATAATTTGTCACTGGAAGTGATGCACTGCTCAAGGTACTTTGTTTACTTTGCTtggatttttttgaattatggATTGGATTCAATTTCGATCTACATATCcttaaaattatagaaattttGTCGATCTTCCTAAAGCGTAAGTACATCATAATTACTCATTTACTTGTATTTAAATTAAGCATTTATTTGTACTATGTTTTACCGCAGAGAAAGTCTGTGGTGCGAATTACAACTGGAAGCCAAGCGCTTGATGAATTGCTAGGAGGTGGCTTTTAAatgagaatatatttttttatagtctTGTGTTTTTCTACTTATATGACTCTTAATTTTTAATCCTATTTGTTCAAAACTAATTTCTTtctgattttcttttttaacgTTTGGAAAAGGTGGGATCGAGACACTGTCAATTACAGAAGCATTTGGAGAATTCAGGTAAGAATACAACATATATCTGGTTTGAATCCTATTTGTATACAGTTTCAGAAGAACTTCATTCTAACAATAGGACTTTATGTTTTCAGATCAGGAAAAACACAACTTGCTCATACTCTCTGTGTTTCCACTCAGGTTTACTTTTATCATGTATCCTTGATAATGCCTTATTAAGTATCAGTTATTACTAATATGTATGAGTATTTGAACCTGTCCTTTCAAATTATCTTCTGCTCTATGTCAGTGTTTTTCTAAAgcacatattgtttgcattcATAGCTTCTCAAATACCTAATTTTTTATGCGTACAATACTAGCCTTATCTTCACGCACATTGAAATATTTGTTGTATAATGCTACTGATCCCAACAGCTGCCAACTAATATGCATGGAGGCAATGGAAAAGTTGCTTACATTGACACTGAAGGAACTTTGTATGCTTTTTACTTCAcatttaaaaaactattatgAACTTCTAGTACTCACTACGAGTCGATAACTTATGATTGTCTTTTCAATTGATTTTCACTTACTGAAGTTTTATGTTCATTCGCAAATACTTGTAGCCGACCTGACAGAATTGTTGCCATAGCTGAGAGATTTGGAATGGATCCAGGGGCTGTACTGGACAATGTAAGTTTCCTTTGTTTCATATATGTATCATAATTGGGTCCTGATAGTAACATTTTGGTGCCGACTTCTAAGCAATTGCTGTTTGTGACTGCACAAGATTATCTATGCTCGTGCCTACACTTACGAGCATCAGTATAACCTCCTCCTTGGTTTGGCTGCTAAAATGTCCGAAGAACCATTCAGACTTCTGGTGAGATGTTACTAATGGAGGAGAACAGAATTATCTTCCACTGCAAATTTGCTATATCATGGGATTAGGAGAGTTGacagaaaatattttttggcaGATAGTGGATTCAGTGATTGCTCTGTTTCGGGTGGACTTCACCGGAAGAGGAGAGCTTGCTGAGCGCCAGGTCATTGATTGAGTGTATCATTTACATGCACTGACGGATTTTTAATTGCTTTATGTCATCTTTTGCTGAAATGAACAAGATTTTGCAGCAAAAATTGGCACAGATGCTTTCTCGATTAATAAAAATAGCTGAGGAATTCAATGTTGCAGTTTATATGACAAATCAAGGTAAGTACTGCTCTAGAGTATGAAATTTTTTCGCAGTTAACTTTTCACTTCCAAGTCCCAACTGATTAGAATCTTAACACATTTGTTTATAGCATTAATATTGAGTTTTGGTTGCAGTCATAGCTGATCCAGGAGGTGGTATGTTTGTTACTGATCCGAAGAAACCAGCAGGAGGGCATGTGCTAGCTCATGCAGCCACAATAAGGCTGATGTTTAGGAAAGGGAAAGGTGAACAGCGTGTTTGCAAAGTGTTTGATGCCCCAAACCTGCCAGAGGCTGAAGCAATATCCTTTACCAGACTTAGCAGCCTTAAAATAATCTATTCATTTAACTAAAAATGTCTTTAGATAACTAAAAGTTTGTGGTTTATAACCTTATAATCTACCCCAAATCAGTAGTTAAGAAATAGTGGTTGTTAAAAACAACGTCAAATTACTTTCagataataaataacaaaatgccCAAAATTTATTATCGTGTAAGTTACCACTATTGTCTGCATGTTTTTTCTTGACAGAGTTACGTATTCCAGATAACACCAGGGGGAATTGCTGATGCAAAGGACTGACGCAGCTGCTTCAGACTTTTGAAGCTATTCCACAACAGAGactaaataattttagtaaCCTTAATCTTGATATTTGCttataatttgtattaaaaGTGTTGCTTCTTGATCGCTTAGTATTCCAAAGATCTCATGTAAGCACcttttatatatgttttcttTATAGTAAGCAGCTGATATTTGGCAATTACAATGTAACTAAACATTTCAAAATCTTACTGTCAGTGACTTTCTTGGGATAGCCAGTTTCTCCATCACATTAAAAGTTTAATCAGGGATAGAATCGATTGACAAACCTAAATGAAATATGATCAGAAAAAGGTagtaaagtaaatgattttcaCTTTATGATGAATCAGCGCACAAGTTAATATTATTACATATGTGCAAATTGAGTATGATCTCAATATTTGCTTGCAAGCAACTTGTATACTCATCAAATCATATCTCCGGTACAGCAAACTAATATGATAGGTCTTGCTAAAGCCTGAAGTGATCATATGATGGTAACAGATGTCtcattatcatatcatatgaTGGGAACAGATTACCAGAACTAGAAAATTCAATTGATTCCAGCTATAATTAAAGCCTTAGTTCAAACAAATAGAGTTGCAATCAAATGTTATTAGACCAGTTAGCAGCACTCCCAACCCTTGGCATGCCAATTACTTCCTTCTTAGCATCTGCATCCACCTTGAAAGTTGCACCACATACATGTCCAGAACTGTCAACCCTTGGTACAGGCTTCAATTCATTAAGTGGATGCTCAAAACTGCTCAAACCTCCTAATGTTGTAAAGAAACATCCTGAAACGTGATAAGAGGTGATAAGATCCGTTACCTCTTGCATGAAACCATTGTATATATCATATGGAAGACAGAAGGTAGGCGATGGACAGTCAAATTAAATGACATGAGGAACTTGAAATGAAATTCGAATTGAAAGTAAACAATATTATAAAGGTGGTTgagaaacaaagaaaatatcatAAAGGAACGAAATGCCAATGTTCCTAAATTTCCAAGTCATTGAACTAGTCATTCCTTTcttccataaaattcatttttaatgtaCTTGTGCTTGAACTTTTTAGGTAAGTCTTAAAAGGAATGTTCAACACAGTCAAACTACCTTTCCACATAGAGGCTA
The genomic region above belongs to Cicer arietinum cultivar CDC Frontier isolate Library 1 chromosome 4, Cicar.CDCFrontier_v2.0, whole genome shotgun sequence and contains:
- the LOC101498602 gene encoding meiotic recombination protein DMC1 homolog; protein product: MLASLKSEESSVPLQVVERDDMDEEDDLFEAIDKLISQGINAGDVKKLQDAGIFTCNGLMMHTKKNLTGIKGLSEAKVDKICEAAEKLVNSGYITGSDALLKRKSVVRITTGSQALDELLGGGIETLSITEAFGEFRSGKTQLAHTLCVSTQLPTNMHGGNGKVAYIDTEGTFRPDRIVAIAERFGMDPGAVLDNIIYARAYTYEHQYNLLLGLAAKMSEEPFRLLIVDSVIALFRVDFTGRGELAERQQKLAQMLSRLIKIAEEFNVAVYMTNQVIADPGGGMFVTDPKKPAGGHVLAHAATIRLMFRKGKGEQRVCKVFDAPNLPEAEAVFQITPGGIADAKD